The following nucleotide sequence is from Zingiber officinale cultivar Zhangliang chromosome 10A, Zo_v1.1, whole genome shotgun sequence.
tctattgagaggtttactaatatcaattgatgtggtacactttacataaatatagctcattcattttcaaccgacccttaatgtttgccttctgccatttgttcttctagacaggaagtactttgctcatatcttttttcttgtatatttttaagtatcttaaatgtgcttgtcctcaagaaataaaagaatttgcatgtatacatttctggtatgtttaatatgcaagactgttcatagtaagttctcatgtatggatgttactatcatcaaccataacttagtgttatgagtgatcattattttttccaacttattatgagtgttttgtatctaaattttattatttagtatctaaatattttttttctttgcaatgataggtgtctgtataaaaagatggtgaaagataccaagacaaagaaattcagatttatgaatcctcacaaactcccatatctggcaaaaacggcacaagacaaatcagttaagcttgaaaccctgaatcaaagggcaactcttttagcagataagctgacaagtgcatcaacagatcaactagtgttagtgccatgtaatgtcgggtaagcaagaagtaaaacatcactttcaattgcttcctttcgataatttattcaattttatgatctaatcctatgtatttgcctagtttccattggaatcttagtgttattgaaccttacaaggatgctatttacctgctggattccctaagttgccgcattcgcgatgatgattcaaaatacgtaatggaaatgtgagttcagatttcttttagtaaatatttattataataaaaatcttatttaacaaatattcttaacgtatgaagggccttaaaattgtttaattcaaccaagggaaggaaaggtaggaaaaatgttaagtgggaagtagttaaggtatgtgtacttttgtttaacatatattgtaatgtgtataattttcattaacaatttgactctaattactatatataggctcctcaacaaccggatgcgaaacaatgtggtttttttgtgatgcgatttatgagagaaattattgaagaagttgagactattgagagagattcgctgcaatcaatagtaacattatttagcttatctcaaattatttgacataaactatttaaaattgcaaagtgatcagtgttgattatttttccattaacataaattgtgtatgctcacagttcacaaaaatagggtactctcgtgaacaaattgatgaggttcggtccgagttggcggagtgcatacaagatcatatttatgaataggtatggaatgatagttgccataattctatttagatttaagttcatggaatggtggttttttttggtggaatcatagttaatgccaatttttttgatgcagtgcatagttaccaaatcgaccttgagcagttgaccccaaagaaaagttgtcactgaagtttaaaaacttgtgaaaatttttagtgaatgatgatgttttgtgaatgatgatgttttggaaaaattgtcacttaggtgaaaggatgttttctggattaatatgcaagtacaaagcactgtattatatgttattctgtaaagttctgtcagtgtaaattatctagtttctttatctagcttttgttccactattgggtttgtttttctaataattactcgtgcaacaaaatactgagcaagaagctgtagatcttataatcaggtaaagtagaaaaagttaactacttcattatgctttcatcttagtatttgtatatttgatttgtcttctttgaaccagcttcaagtcaaaaagccagatcctctagatagctgttaaaaataaggtattatttggtttgtcagtgatcttaatatttggtaatatttggtctttgatgctcacgacagagttccaacgctgcatgattaccttgttcaagcagattgctcgctgcctcagtagctcgcattttcaggtttgtttcatcattgatattccttctttttagtgttctatattaaaaggaaatactaactgtcgatgagattgttatcctcttgcttgaacatgaaccaaagtatataaatttgaccttttgatctgaaagtataaaaaaagttaattggatactagttttttattttttttttgcagttgcatttgttgtattttcatatgtttctcagtgaacttctaaacaattcttttttcattaatttattaaggcttattataagtttcagtttgatggtgcaaattgttttcttttgtaatccatctgtttcttctttggtttaggaaagttgaagtgaatcccttgatagttgtttcataggtttgttccattattttccagtacgtactggaatcactatcaatagccctcaaggactgtttacaaccttgcaatcaaattaattggacttataatctaatgtatggtcatctggagcatgaatattggaggattcatgaatgactcttcggatgatgaatgtatgtcatttaatattggttcatctCTAGTGTCTTGGCTGCACTTTGGGGCACAGGAGTCGCTTCAACCACTCTCACTGAGAATATTCACACTATTGCTACAACTAAAATGGGTAGTCGGAGAGCTATTGAGCTCGGTGCTGTCATTCTCATTCTGTTATCTTTTGTTGGTAAGCACCAATGCTATTTCTCCTCGCTATACATCAAAAGAAAGAATTCttgttactttttttttcttcctgtTATCTAGCAATTGTTGCCATCCCAATTTTTGATCAGGGAAAATAGGAGGATTTATAGCTTCTATCCCAGATGTCATGGTGGCTGGTCTTCTTTGCTGTATGTGGGCCATGATTGCTGCTCTGGGCTTGTCAAACCTGCGATACAGCGAGACTGGAAGCTCCAGGAATAATATCATAATTGGCCTCTCATTGTTTCTCTCATTATCAGTACCTGCCTACTTCCAGCAATATGGACTTATTCCATCTTCAAATTCATCCGTTCCAAGTTACTTCCAACCATATGCTGTTGCATCTCATGGACCTATTCATACAAGTTCTCGAGGGGtatgtcttcttcttctcctacaaTGTTTGTGCTGATTATTACCCATGTGACCTTATATTAGTGTTTAGACTTGAAATATCAAGTTAGCACTTAGAAGTTACGTGGGGTATGATGCCCACATAATTATACTCTTGAATATATTCCCTTTGACAAATCAGTGATAGATAATCTAGTTCATAGGATCTTTCTGGAGTTTGAAGTTAGAATAGATCTGATTACTGATATGTGTGACAATTTCAGGTGAACTATGTTCTGAATACTTTGTTTTCATTTCACATggtgattgcatttattgttgcaTTTATTCTTGACAACACTGTTCCTGGGAGCCGTCAAGAACGTGGAGTATATGTTTGGTCTGAACCAGAGGCAGCAAAAAGGGAACCAGCCATTACCAAAGACTACGGCTTGCCTTTCAGAATCGGACGTATGTTCACATGGGTGAAATGGGTTGGCTTATAGCACATTGCGGACGGAAAAGATCCATTACCAAATTGACAGTTTTAACTTCATTCTTCCTTCTGCCACTACTAGTCTACTATTGGATCTTGTTCTAGGTTTAGCGATTTCACGAGTGAATTTTAAaacagcggttagtcaatgatgaggttttgtaaaacttgtgtgtttgaaaaattattgtcatgaagttaaggataacttgtatgatacaaatttaatttgtggatcaatatgtatacattttgtttgtataatataaagttttatttatttgttaaatagtcttattataaaaatgattgtggttgtggatattcaattatatgtaaattttgagtattttttataatttttgctatttaattaagaaaaacactattttttataaatttaaaaagacaacgtttttaagtaataaaagacaacgcttaaaaaacaatgtctttgagaccaaccacaacgcttttaaagcgttgtctttgatatgtgcatttttacaacagcatctataacaacgctttttaagaacgaaaagacaacgcttaaaaagcgttgtctttttgaccaaccacaacgcttttaaagcgttgtctttgatatgactttctacaacaccatctacaacatcactttttaagtacatacgacaacgccaaaaaagcgttgttgtttagcttttttcttgtagtgaaaatttcctaatcacccatgtcatggccggccacctcatagaAGAGCAAAtaaggtaattttcaatcaaccaattaaaattccttatttgtttccggaaatttttaaaaaataaaatttccttttaaaatcccttcatggttgatataaagaaatttttataattttaatttttcaacatgtgaataatttacaaagaagaaaaataaaatattctttcaatctacaaataaggaaagagatttaatctcttttcttaatcttttgtagaaacttataaaagagatattttaatttttaatctctcttttaaattatatcttccgcataagaaaaatttaaaattaaaatttatttttattttaatagggccggccacctaagcttgagttcaagctagggtcggccacccatggaccaaggcttggccggccctagcttggtcctcaagctagcttgaccggcccctacatcatgggtatgaaggtgggtataggtgggtataacactctataactaagaggctacgatagggaccgagaggaggaattggttttggtctcccgataaaattaagcatcccgtgttcaccccgaacaaacatcttaattttatcaataataattcattccactagagaactattattgaactaccgcaccaatcccaaattatatttttgggctccttcttattatgagtgtgttagtctccctatgtttaagatgtcgaatgtccactaattaagtgagttactgacaactcatttaattaatatcttagtccaagagtagtaccactcaaccttatcgtcatgttggactaagttcacctgcagggtttaacatgacaatccttatgagctcctcttggggacattctcaacctaaatttctaggacatagtttccttttataattaacaacacacactataagtgatatcatttctcaacttatcgggcttattgatttatcaaactaaatctcacccatcgataaattaaagaaataaatatcaaatatatgtgcttgttattatattaggattaagagcacatacttccataataactgaggtctttgttcctttataaagtcagtataaaagaaatgacctctaatggtcctactcaatacacttcaagtgtactaatgtaattatatagttaagatagaactaatacctaattacactacgaccttccaatggtttgttcctttccatcttagtcgtgagctactgtttataatttataaggttctgataacattatcttctgtatgtgacaccacatactatgttatctataaaataaattaattgaataactacaaacaaatgtagataatttgaccaaatgtgattctttattcaaaataaatgtctacaaaagcttaggctttcagtatacactctaacaatctcccacttatactaatgactaagctaccatatctgctgccatacatctgattcccatcccctccacatgtcgatcgaaagcttttgctggaagggccttagtgaaaggatctgccaggatatctgctgatgtaatcttggcgatgacaacttctcctcgcttcacgatatctcgtatcagatggtacttgcgctctatatgtttacttgccttatgggctcgtggttccttcgagtttgcaactgcaatgctattatcacaataaattgtgatgattttgggcaaaccaggaatcacatctaagtccattagaaagttcctgagccatactgcttctttagctgcctcagaggctgccacatactcagcttccatggttgagtccgaaacgcatttctgcttaacactcctccatgcaatgactccacctcctaaagtaaacacataacctgatgtagacttactgttgtccctatctgattggaaatatgaatctgtgtaacccacagggagcaaatcgtctgattggtaaactagcatataatctctagtccttctcaggtactttaatatatgctttaccgcagtccaatgtccttgtccagggttactctgatatctgctaaccatgccaacgacaaaacatatatcaggtctcgtacacaacattacatacataaggcttcctacagccgaagcataaggaactgctttcatgtcctctatctcctttgacatctttggagacatctctttagttaaagctacttcatgcctaaaaggtaagaaaccctttttggaattctgcatgctaaaacaagcgagaattgtatctatatatgaagcttgggacagacacaacattcttttcttgcgatcccttataactttgatcccaagaatgtgtgcacaatctcctaagtcctttatatcaaattgtttggacaaccatacccttacgtctgataataccttgacattgttgccaattaacaaaatatcatctacgtatagtacaagaaataccaccacgtttccgttacacttcttgtatacacaagactcatccggacactgaataaatccatatgactggattacttcattaaaccggatgttccaagaccttgaagcttgcttcagtccataaatggactgattgagcttgcacactagatgctctttgcctttttcaatgagcccttctcgttgcttcatatggatgttttcttcaagacttccattattaaggaaagctgtcttgacatccatttgccaaatctcataatccatatgagcggcaatggataagagtatccagatagacttaagcatgactaccggtgaaaaggtctcctcataatcgattccctctttctgagtgtacccttttgcaacaagtcttgctttgaaggtttctaccttcccatctgtccctcttttccttttgtagatccacttgcatccaacggcttttataccatcaggtggttctacaagctcccagaccttattagagtacatatactctatttcagaattcattgccttttgccaagatattacatctatatcttggagtgtttcgtcatatgtttggggatcatgttaatgtttacctgggatcaagtccgaagactctcccaaaaacatgaatctctcaggttccctcataactctcccactatgacgaggcaccgtctgtggttgtgtatcatgtgtgacacgtgctGCAGTCTctagtggtacttcatcttgtactgttggtactaaagtagacgtgtcctctctaagttcttctaaaataattttgctactgggcttgtgatccattatatagtcttcttctaaaaactgggcattgatgctagcaatgaccttctgatctttaggactataaaataaaccacctttcgttcctctgggatatcccacaaacacgtgaacttctgtacgagattctaacttatcagcatctggtttcagcacatgtgctggactaccccaaatccgaatatgtcttagactgggctttcgtccattccacaattctgtgggagtagaagatactgatttagaaggtactaagttcagaatgtgcgctgccatttccagagcgtatccccaaaattaatttggtaattctgaataactcatcatcgatataaccatttccataagagtcttattccttcgttctgccacaccattctgttgggatgtaccaggtgcggacaattgggattgaatcctggcctctgataagtaattcctaaactctcctaagaggtattcgccaccacgatcagaccgtagtgtcttgatacttttacctagtcgtttctccacatcagccttgtactctttgaacttatcaaagcactcggacttacgacgcattaggtaaatgtatccatatcttgaataatcgtctataaaagagacaaaatattcaaaaccacctcttgcctggattgacataggaccacacaaatcagaatgaaccaattctaatgcttcttcggctctataccccttggccttaaaagacctcttggtcattttaccttctaagcaggattcacaagttggaaaattttccaactctaatgaacccaagagtccatcggctataagcctttgaatcttaattaagttaatatgaccaagccttagatgccaaagatacgcttggttcatttccgaaggttgttttctcttattagcgtgttataaatttccatattttgctttgtgggagaaattggatttaaactatataaattgccaactaatgcactagaacagataatcactttatttctctttataactacattgttattaaaggaaatagaatatccatccaaatacagtttagaaactgaaattaaattctttctaaaactgggtacataaagataatttcttaaaaccaattttctattcctatcaaaaaataagtagacgtctcccactataacagccgccaccttagtagcattgcccatgtagacggttatctctccttcatatagtcgtcgggtttcctggaacccctgcaaagaattacagacatgatcagtggctcccgtatctacacaccaggtgctggtagataacaccgctaaacatgtttcaacaactagagcatgagatatacctttgttgttttgattcctacgaggacagtccgccttccaatgccctgtctgcttgcagataaagcacttgcccttcggcttcttcactccagctttaggtcctgtactatgagatttattcacattctttgctgagctaacttgtttcttcttcttctttcctttcggtttagaagtagaaccattttcagcatagtgaatctgagaattatacgaaacaaaccttctgccacctgaagttctgtcagtagttccgccaatgaatatacccttttattcatatataattcaggcgaaattgctcaaaacttcttggtagcatttggaggatcatattgatctgggtttccccatcaatttctcctcccaggatttgtatttcatttagataagttatcatctttaggatatgatccctcacaggagtaccctcttgcatggtggctgtcattatctttctcatggcttcttgcctagaggcccgatcctggtgaccaaagagttctttgagattattcataatatcataagctgttggtaaatcttgatgctgatgttgcaatacatttgacattgaagtcaaaatgtaacaccgcgccatctcgtctgcttttacccatttcttatgatattcaatctcctcttgggtagattcaccagtgggtgcatcagggcaagactcagtcagtacaaacttatagctttcagcagtaagaacaatgtccaggttcctttttcaatctatgtagttaggaccagtaagtctgttctcttttagtatgatggccagtgggttgaaagtcatcctaagaatcacaaataacttttggtcagaactctaaatttagaataatattgattcctcaaacaatactattttaaattaaccaacacctcaaaacaccgtgaattttgtatgccacgatagtgtggacgtatacaaattcaacatttgtaaaaaggagggattaacccattaattttattatcttgtcaacttaactttttgacaaataaaattaatagttggtttcctttggtcacacgaataatagcagtgactccgatggggaggatacttttagacgtgcctaagtgtatagcattacttgacactaagtccattaataagattgtgccccttccgatggggaagatcacatgctcttaattaatttcctatagtcatccaaaatggaagtttgatctagtgatccacaaacaaactcatccgatatggaggaaggcactcagagccaacgcgcaagtttgtttgcatcacttataagccaataatggagaccgtggaatttatttaaaatccctctcccacttagttatttaaaatgaggaattttgactatgctagcctacttaacatgcatactaacaagcacacacagcacagcataaaagcaataaatagaaaaactaattttcaactattatggcttttatctattgttgtcctccgtgtgttgccatcCCTAGCTGCTtccatttttggccaccgccaccgggtctagttgtcgcatccatcttgctccttgttccgctgtgcctctagtcctcaaaaggttccacgccttgcaagattcgatccgcgacataaatagaattttatatttttcgatcctatattccttgaaggaatgtacatgtatatagattaaaaaataaaatcctaataaaactaaatacagctccagctgtattttataatacaatcatgcacacacaataaaatgccgttgacatgtccaagggtccaatcacacacacaataactataagccataatagttggatcctgcatccataaagttagcacatcctactattatcctgcctaaattatgtatgacatgtgcataattaaactaataccaaatacacagaggcaaaaccctagctctgataccaattgttggttgctactcggaaaacctaacggttccactgtacaaaaattttgtacaaaggtctgaaccttttcctagctaccatgtgttcttttaaattaaacttggatcgcctgcagaacttaacacgtttgatcctaagtttaatttatttgttcttttaggtttagacttggatctcctgaggaacttaacacgttcgatccaaatcacctaggtcacgaagataattaaatatctatttccaaaatcggcttccagtactgcatagcgaggcacatgaccttcttggatatgggagcaaccaccaccgactagacaaagccttttaaagaaattgaatatttaaccttcccatagtaaccctaggttaacctctaagaacaatcaaatcacaaggaaaagaaaaaataaaagaacacaacatcgaaaactaattcgaaaaactagaatcgcatgcctcttgtatttggtatttttacatggagataaaactaacatgatgcggaaaataatattagttatacctttcttaatagataatgacctcttgatcttctaccgtattcctcttctaatctcggacgttgtgtgggcaacgatcttccaagacgagaaccacctagcacctccttcttcttccttcaagtttcagtcaagcaagacttccaaaggatgaagatctttttccaccaaccaagctccaagggatacaagctttctctccttcttctccaagctaagatccgaccaccaactaaaactccaagagcatgaagaggttcggccacaaagatgaagagaagagaaagggaagaggccagccacaccaaggaagaaaagagggagaaaaataatagaggttgttccccttgaaggcacccaaccccctcttttataatccttagctttggcaaataaggaaatttaattacaataaaatttccttaactttccttgacatgaattaattaagaaaaattaaataaaatttcctaatcacccatgtcatggccggccacctcatagaagagcaaataaggcaattttcaatcaaccaattaaaattccttacttgtttccggaaatttttaaaaaataaaatttccctttaaaatcccttcatggttgataaaaagaaatttctataattttaatttttcaacatgtgaataatttacaaagaagaaaaataaaatatcctttcaatc
It contains:
- the LOC122026594 gene encoding nucleobase-ascorbate transporter 12-like, producing the protein WFISSVLAALWGTGVASTTLTENIHTIATTKMGSRRAIELGAVILILLSFVGKIGGFIASIPDVMVAGLLCCMWAMIAALGLSNLRYSETGSSRNNIIIGLSLFLSLSVPAYFQQYGLIPSSNSSVPSYFQPYAVASHGPIHTSSRGVNYVLNTLFSFHMVIAFIVAFILDNTVPGSRQERGVYVWSEPEAAKREPAITKDYGLPFRIGRMFTWVKWVGL